The following coding sequences are from one Humulus lupulus chromosome X, drHumLupu1.1, whole genome shotgun sequence window:
- the LOC133807201 gene encoding purine permease 3-like yields MEIMEEDHSTKIKHKRTLLILSCILLTLGNCGGPLVMRLYFIHGGKRVWLSSWLETGGWPIILIPLAAAYYQRRHRTRTAKLIQMKPFLFVGSAVIGLLTGLDDYLYAEGVARLPVSTMSLIIASHLGFTAAFAFLLVKQKFTSYSVNAIVLLTIGGAVLALHTSGDRPKGESEKEYIMGFFMTLSAAALYGFVLPLVELMYKKSKQRITYSLVLEIQLVMCFFATVFCTIGMLINNDFKAIPREAKRFGMGETKYYVVLAWSAIVWQGFFLGAIGIIFCASTLVSAILIASLLPVTEVLAVIFYHENFKAEKGVSLALSLWGFVSYFYGEIKHINKNRKKMMNMLAPESEIPRTLDLS; encoded by the exons ATGGAAATTATGGAAGAAGATCATAGCACCAAAATCAAACACAAACGAACCCTTTTAATACTAAGCTGCATCTTGTTAACCCTCGGCAACTGCGGGGGCCCACTAGTCATGCGCCTCTACTTCATCCACGGCGGTAAACGAGTCTGGCTCTCCAGCTGGCTGGAGACAGGCGGCTGGCCCATCATTCTCATCCCCTTAGCCGCCGCATACTACCAACGCCGGCACCGCACAAGAACCGCTAAACTCATCCAGATGAAGCCGTTCTTGTTCGTCGGCTCAGCAGTTATCGGCTTGCTAACCGGCTTAGACGACTACCTGTACGCGGAAGGCGTGGCTCGGCTACCAGTCTCGACTATGTCACTGATAATAGCGTCCCACCTGGGATTCACGGCCGCATTCGCTTTTCTGCTGGTGAAGCAGAAGTTCACGTCGTATTCGGTAAACGCGATCGTTTTGCTGACGATCGGTGGGGCCGTGCTGGCGCTCCACACGAGCGGTGACCGGCCCAAGGGGGAGTCGGAGAAGGAGTACATAATGGGGTTCTTTATGACACTTTCGGCGGCGGCTCTGTACGGCTTTGTGTTGCCGCTTGTAGAATTGATGTATAAGAAGTCGAAGCAGAGGATTACATACTCCTTGGTCTTGGAGATTCAGTTGGTCATGTGTTTTTTCGCCACTGTTTTTTGCACCATCGGCATGCTTATTAACAATGATTTCAAG GCTATTCCAAGAGAAGCAAAAAGGTTTGGTATGGGGGAAACCAAGTACTATGTGGTGCTAGCATGGAGTGCAATAGTTTGGCAAGGCTTTTTCTTGGGAGCAATAGGAATAATTTTCTGCGCCTCAACTTTGGTATCTGCGATTCTAATTGCGTCTCTCCTGCCGGTGACTGAGGTTTTGGCTGTTATTTTTTACCATGAAAATTTCAAAGCCGAGAAAGGAGTTTCACTTGCACTCTCTCTCTGGGGCTTTGTCTCCTATTTTTATGGTGAGATCAAACACATCAATAAAAataggaagaagatgatgaatatGCTCGCCCCAGAATCAGAAATTCCTCGCACCTTAGATCTTTCGTGA